In the genome of Blastopirellula marina, one region contains:
- a CDS encoding glycosyltransferase family 4 protein, which produces MVEVSRDRIVTLVEQFGRSRHGALLNSCGPRKNKTYLKQVGRDLERFIRVASRASLSRARRLFTPEAAIPQWQPGDVFALTGSTWDRLNERMLNEIVFDHGLQLAVIVSDMIPAIYPHQFHSKELVLAFEKFVEFVAKHSSLTLGISQSTKNDFDRFARQRGITPRHSEVIYLGADPIPECPSTPNGLPDTLIQQPFVVSVSSIQVRKNYQLLYQLWRRFAEEGRTNIPRLVIVGSKGWLASDLTYQIERDPLVKDSIVILNHVDDEQLHWLYANCNFTLYPSLYEGWGLPIVEGMMHGKVCLASSTSSMPEASQGLAVHLDPLDFANWHQTIVRWCDKPEILAELSRGIRERYRPRTWGEFGTEFCERLCHLANGNVVSRAA; this is translated from the coding sequence ATGGTTGAAGTGTCGCGGGATCGTATCGTAACGCTGGTCGAGCAATTCGGCCGTTCTCGTCATGGGGCCCTGTTGAACTCGTGTGGTCCCCGTAAGAACAAGACATACCTCAAGCAGGTTGGACGTGATCTTGAGCGATTCATACGCGTCGCTTCGAGAGCTTCATTGTCGCGAGCCCGGCGGCTGTTTACGCCGGAAGCAGCAATCCCCCAATGGCAACCGGGCGACGTCTTTGCGTTGACTGGGAGTACCTGGGATCGGTTAAACGAGCGTATGTTGAACGAGATCGTTTTCGATCACGGTTTGCAACTCGCAGTGATCGTTTCCGACATGATCCCAGCAATCTACCCTCATCAATTTCACTCTAAGGAATTGGTATTAGCTTTTGAAAAGTTCGTTGAATTTGTCGCCAAGCATAGTTCATTAACGCTAGGTATTTCTCAGTCGACAAAGAACGACTTCGATCGTTTCGCCCGACAACGGGGTATCACGCCTCGGCATAGTGAAGTGATCTATTTGGGAGCCGATCCGATTCCGGAATGTCCGAGTACGCCAAACGGCCTACCCGATACTCTGATTCAACAACCGTTTGTTGTCAGCGTGAGCTCTATCCAAGTCCGTAAAAACTATCAGCTCCTGTATCAACTCTGGAGAAGGTTTGCTGAGGAAGGACGTACTAATATTCCTCGACTCGTGATTGTCGGTTCGAAGGGTTGGTTAGCGAGCGATCTTACGTACCAAATAGAGCGTGACCCATTGGTGAAAGACTCGATTGTGATTCTCAATCATGTCGACGACGAGCAACTGCATTGGCTGTACGCAAATTGCAACTTTACGTTGTATCCGTCGCTCTACGAAGGTTGGGGCTTACCAATCGTCGAGGGCATGATGCATGGTAAGGTCTGTCTGGCATCCAGCACCTCGTCAATGCCTGAGGCAAGCCAAGGACTCGCCGTACACCTTGATCCGCTCGATTTCGCAAATTGGCATCAAACAATTGTTCGATGGTGTGACAAACCCGAAATCCTCGCCGAACTTTCTAGGGGAATCCGAGAGCGTTATCGCCCGCGCACCTGGGGAGAATTCGGAACGGAGTTTTGCGAGCGTCTTTGTCACCTTGCTAATGGTAATGTCGTGAGTCGCGCAGCATGA
- a CDS encoding class I SAM-dependent methyltransferase, which yields MLARRLVRQLNLADDLVAKVAFTSGHSKFKSNQKTSEIVALLGEVERLRPRILCEIGSDRGGTLALLAQVASDDALIVSIDPIHQHRNTIPYESLVRGSQRLIRIGGDSHASEVIGHLKTVLAGHTLDFLLIDGDHSYSGVKQDFEMYAPLVRKDGLIAFHDIVPIQSEASQAYVGGVPDYFTQEIAPTYETRTWIDSATQDGYGIGTLVWPGERVATNQAMDAWVARSA from the coding sequence ATGCTAGCAAGGCGGTTGGTTCGGCAATTGAACTTAGCCGATGATCTGGTCGCGAAAGTAGCATTTACGTCTGGTCATTCAAAATTCAAATCAAATCAAAAGACTAGTGAGATCGTGGCACTTCTCGGCGAAGTTGAGAGACTTCGGCCGCGTATTCTCTGCGAAATTGGTAGCGATCGAGGTGGGACTCTAGCCCTATTGGCGCAGGTGGCTTCGGATGACGCTTTAATCGTTTCCATTGACCCGATTCATCAGCATCGGAATACGATTCCTTACGAGAGTTTGGTCCGAGGTTCACAGCGATTGATCCGAATTGGTGGCGATTCCCATGCTTCCGAGGTCATCGGGCATTTGAAAACTGTATTAGCGGGACACACGCTTGATTTCTTGTTGATCGATGGCGACCACTCCTACAGCGGTGTTAAGCAAGACTTCGAGATGTATGCACCACTCGTCCGAAAAGATGGTTTGATCGCTTTTCACGATATTGTGCCGATTCAGTCTGAGGCGTCCCAAGCATATGTTGGCGGTGTACCCGATTACTTTACCCAGGAAATCGCTCCAACTTATGAAACACGAACCTGGATCGATAGTGCCACGCAGGATGGATATGGAATTGGAACGCTGGTCTGGCCAGGCGAGCGAGTAGCCACCAACCAGGCAATGGACGCATGGGTTGCTAGGTCGGCATAG
- a CDS encoding methyltransferase domain-containing protein, which yields MHRTSLSKMEAFWETYMLPECERSPIRVLEIGSKCYDDHPSYRQVMDHENVSYCGLDLEAGRNVDLVPGHPFVWKELGSNQFDFCISGQTFEHNPMFWVTFAEIARVLRPGGIALVIAPGSGAVHRYPLDCWRFYPDAWSSLCHYCGIELVETYFENHGNRRSEPSLMWCDSCVIARKPTFEDASQQAALDHRLNAISATATFDVPSADYSGDGPCFVSYESTAPYHRKRKGLIAAVSRLAKQLKRYTRGVRKSAPSRAA from the coding sequence ATGCATCGCACATCCCTTTCGAAGATGGAAGCATTCTGGGAAACCTACATGTTGCCCGAATGCGAGCGGTCACCCATCCGTGTCTTGGAGATCGGTTCGAAGTGCTATGACGATCATCCTTCTTATCGACAAGTGATGGATCATGAAAACGTTAGCTACTGCGGGCTTGATCTCGAGGCCGGTCGGAACGTGGACTTGGTTCCTGGCCATCCCTTCGTTTGGAAGGAGTTAGGGTCGAATCAATTTGATTTTTGTATCTCAGGGCAAACCTTTGAGCATAACCCAATGTTCTGGGTGACATTTGCTGAGATTGCTCGTGTTCTACGGCCAGGTGGGATCGCACTGGTTATCGCTCCAGGGAGTGGCGCCGTGCACCGCTACCCGCTTGATTGCTGGCGATTTTATCCTGATGCGTGGAGCAGCTTGTGCCATTACTGTGGTATCGAACTCGTTGAGACCTATTTCGAGAATCATGGAAACAGAAGGTCCGAGCCCAGTTTGATGTGGTGCGATAGCTGTGTCATTGCTCGAAAACCGACGTTCGAAGATGCCAGCCAGCAAGCCGCATTGGATCATCGGCTTAACGCGATTTCGGCAACGGCTACGTTTGACGTGCCAAGTGCTGACTACTCGGGGGACGGGCCATGTTTCGTCAGTTACGAATCAACTGCGCCATACCATCGCAAGCGAAAGGGCTTGATCGCAGCGGTGAGCCGGCTTGCTAAGCAGCTTAAGCGATATACCAGAGGGGTTCGCAAAAGTGCTCCGAGCCGAGCGGCATAG
- a CDS encoding glycosyltransferase family 4 protein: MRIAITIPRIDPQHGGAESWSLQFCRWLLAEGHQIRVIGLKVAADLPIPSEYVQQLEAPNRLSALQQLDGIYAREHFDIVHDMGLGLRFDIFQSHVGSRRAMQEASQTSRPVLARVASHLVSYFSGRKRHLGQISSAQFSSTSGWYIAVSQMAAEGLHKQEGIPLNRIHCVPNGIDTEQFQPVRNEAIRHEARQGFAIGKNELCLLTIAHNHRLKGVPHLVRAIRRLQDFQGKLHLLVVGGHRQSAKSVQLGKHTVTYAGSLPDAKPAYSAADVCVHPTFYDACSLTVLEAMSCGLPTITTRCNGAADRITHGVSGFILPSPLEMQHLSTYLCQLTCSEKRRQMGIAARQSATAWTIEDNFRAMAAVHNACFDEKSRQKQTSRTSPNLLCSNNLLRTA; this comes from the coding sequence ATGCGGATAGCTATTACCATTCCGAGAATTGATCCCCAGCACGGAGGTGCCGAATCGTGGTCACTTCAATTCTGCCGCTGGCTGCTAGCTGAAGGGCATCAGATTCGGGTTATTGGATTGAAAGTGGCGGCCGATTTACCGATCCCGTCAGAATATGTTCAGCAACTTGAGGCCCCTAATCGACTCAGTGCACTTCAGCAACTCGACGGAATTTACGCCCGCGAACACTTTGACATCGTCCATGACATGGGGCTGGGACTTCGATTCGATATTTTTCAATCTCATGTGGGCTCACGCCGAGCAATGCAAGAAGCGAGTCAGACCTCACGGCCTGTATTGGCGCGAGTTGCGTCACATCTTGTCTCGTATTTTTCTGGACGGAAACGGCACTTGGGCCAGATCAGTTCGGCTCAGTTTTCAAGCACTAGCGGTTGGTACATCGCGGTTTCTCAGATGGCAGCTGAGGGACTCCATAAGCAAGAGGGCATTCCACTGAATCGTATCCATTGTGTTCCCAATGGAATCGACACCGAGCAGTTTCAACCTGTCCGGAATGAAGCCATTCGACACGAAGCAAGACAGGGATTCGCCATTGGCAAGAACGAACTTTGCCTTCTCACCATCGCACACAATCATCGATTGAAAGGAGTGCCGCATCTCGTACGGGCAATCCGGAGGTTGCAAGACTTTCAAGGGAAGCTGCACCTACTGGTCGTAGGAGGACACCGCCAAAGTGCAAAAAGCGTTCAACTCGGGAAACATACCGTTACTTATGCAGGCTCGTTGCCCGATGCCAAACCTGCTTACTCTGCCGCCGATGTTTGCGTTCATCCGACCTTTTATGACGCATGCAGCTTGACCGTACTAGAGGCCATGTCCTGCGGATTGCCAACAATCACGACACGTTGCAACGGAGCCGCCGATCGAATTACGCATGGAGTAAGTGGCTTCATCTTGCCATCACCACTCGAAATGCAGCACTTAAGCACGTACCTGTGTCAACTTACGTGCAGTGAGAAGCGTCGTCAGATGGGAATAGCTGCACGGCAGTCTGCGACGGCATGGACCATTGAGGACAACTTCCGCGCCATGGCGGCTGTTCATAATGCATGTTTCGACGAAAAGTCCCGCCAAAAACAAACATCCAGGACTAGCCCCAATCTACTATGTAGTAATAACTTGTTACGGACCGCCTAG